A genomic stretch from Hydrogenispora ethanolica includes:
- a CDS encoding ROK family protein — protein MTDNPLIQLDPEKKHLFQVIQRRGPIARADLLSLLQTNVATLSRMMRPLLEARLIAEVGIGESTGGRKPVLYDINPRDFYVAGLDISRPYTQVVLANLKMEPMAREQFEMDESCTPEKTTRLIGEAVRRLAGQLGIADEQLIGAGLGTAGPLDPERGLMLHPRNFKAPGWTEVPIQTMLEQVLGVTVAVDLGAAAAVLAENLFGLGRDHRNMAFFHCSGGIRTGATAAGRIVRGIRGAEDAFGHMVIAVDGEPCSCGNFGCIEAYASIIAIVKKFVAGLKLGRTSMVVKPLTAIRYTDICNVAAKGDALAREVLSNAACYFGTGLANYIKLLNPSLVILSGPLVSHSELFYTTAVRVALEKLNLDERQKVVFSKGGYFGDKAIAMGAATLWVERQLG, from the coding sequence GTGACAGACAATCCTCTGATTCAGCTGGACCCGGAGAAGAAGCATCTTTTCCAGGTGATTCAGCGGCGCGGCCCGATCGCCCGCGCCGATCTGTTATCCCTGCTTCAGACCAATGTGGCCACGCTGAGCCGGATGATGCGGCCCCTGCTGGAGGCCAGGCTCATCGCCGAGGTCGGGATCGGCGAATCCACCGGCGGCCGGAAACCGGTGCTCTACGACATCAATCCCCGGGACTTTTATGTCGCGGGCCTCGACATCTCCCGGCCCTACACCCAGGTGGTGCTGGCCAACCTCAAAATGGAGCCCATGGCCCGCGAGCAGTTTGAGATGGACGAGTCCTGCACCCCCGAGAAGACGACGCGCCTGATCGGCGAGGCCGTCAGGCGGCTGGCCGGCCAGCTCGGGATCGCTGATGAACAGCTGATCGGCGCCGGACTGGGCACGGCCGGCCCGCTCGATCCGGAGCGGGGCCTGATGCTCCATCCCCGGAACTTCAAGGCGCCGGGCTGGACCGAAGTGCCGATCCAGACCATGCTGGAGCAGGTTTTGGGAGTGACGGTCGCCGTCGATCTCGGCGCCGCTGCCGCCGTGCTGGCCGAGAACCTCTTCGGCCTGGGCCGCGACCACCGGAATATGGCCTTCTTCCATTGCAGCGGCGGGATCCGCACCGGGGCCACCGCCGCGGGGCGGATCGTCCGCGGCATTCGCGGCGCCGAGGACGCTTTCGGCCACATGGTGATCGCCGTCGACGGCGAACCCTGCAGTTGCGGCAATTTCGGCTGCATCGAGGCCTACGCCTCGATCATCGCCATCGTCAAGAAATTCGTGGCAGGCCTGAAGCTGGGCCGGACCTCCATGGTCGTCAAGCCCTTGACGGCGATCCGCTACACCGATATCTGCAACGTCGCCGCCAAGGGCGACGCGCTGGCCCGGGAGGTGCTCAGCAACGCCGCCTGCTATTTCGGGACGGGACTGGCCAACTACATCAAGCTGCTCAATCCCAGCCTGGTGATTTTGAGCGGCCCGCTGGTCTCCCACTCCGAGCTGTTTTATACCACCGCCGTCCGGGTCGCCTTGGAAAAGCTGAACCTGGATGAGCGGCAAAAAGTGGTCTTCAGCAAGGGCGGCTATTTCGGCGATAAAGCCATCGCCATGGGCGCGGCGACTCTTTGGGTCGAAAGACAGCTGGGATAG
- a CDS encoding OmpA family protein — protein MKEAVIVAVVGLFIALFGPATPQPAAIAPAAGINNSTVQVSITGAKFAKSAQVKLTRDGEPDILAQNVQVVSKSRIDCSFDLNGKAAGPWNVVVTHTRKFSKKEKSGMLVGGFIIENPAPAIRAVEPPSGQLNATVSLNIFGSAFRPGAQVQLATNGATALSASSVTLLSDSHLQCTFDLQAIQPAVYDLLVANADGKTAVLSAGFEVTEAVVAQPVPEEEEVEAEPETLPEAPSATPAPLPETTPTPAPAEGSAATPAQHSAPVPAPAAPAATENPNGFLKAVYFDFDKAILRPDQLAALDSNIAHLKANSALYILIGGHADERGAAAYNLKLSARRAKAVQDYLVRQGIAAARIKTYAYGEAHPLRKGHAEAAWRFNRRADILVAESHPTREQGIRTE, from the coding sequence ATGAAGGAAGCCGTAATCGTCGCGGTCGTTGGCTTGTTTATCGCATTATTCGGTCCCGCGACGCCTCAGCCGGCCGCGATTGCCCCCGCCGCCGGCATCAACAATTCCACCGTCCAGGTAAGCATCACCGGAGCCAAGTTTGCCAAGTCGGCCCAGGTGAAGCTGACCCGGGACGGAGAGCCCGATATCCTTGCCCAGAACGTGCAGGTGGTATCGAAATCCCGGATCGACTGCAGCTTCGACCTGAACGGCAAAGCCGCCGGTCCCTGGAATGTGGTCGTCACCCATACCCGGAAATTCTCCAAGAAAGAGAAGTCCGGCATGCTGGTGGGCGGTTTTATCATCGAGAATCCGGCGCCGGCCATTCGCGCGGTCGAACCTCCGTCCGGCCAGCTCAACGCCACCGTGAGCCTGAATATCTTCGGTTCCGCCTTCCGGCCCGGAGCCCAGGTCCAGCTGGCGACGAACGGGGCGACCGCCCTCTCCGCCTCCAGTGTCACACTGCTTTCGGACAGCCATCTCCAATGCACCTTTGATCTGCAGGCGATTCAACCCGCTGTCTATGACCTGTTGGTGGCCAATGCCGACGGCAAAACCGCCGTGCTGAGCGCCGGTTTTGAAGTAACCGAAGCCGTCGTGGCCCAACCGGTTCCGGAGGAAGAGGAAGTCGAGGCTGAACCGGAAACCCTTCCGGAAGCTCCGTCCGCGACTCCGGCGCCTCTGCCGGAGACCACTCCGACGCCCGCTCCGGCGGAAGGGTCCGCTGCAACCCCGGCGCAGCATTCCGCTCCGGTCCCGGCTCCCGCCGCCCCGGCAGCTACCGAAAACCCGAACGGGTTTTTGAAAGCGGTCTATTTCGATTTCGACAAGGCAATCCTCCGGCCGGACCAACTCGCCGCGCTGGATTCCAATATCGCTCACCTCAAAGCGAATTCCGCCTTGTACATCCTGATTGGCGGCCATGCCGACGAACGGGGCGCCGCCGCCTATAACCTCAAGCTTTCCGCCCGCCGGGCCAAGGCTGTCCAGGACTACCTGGTCCGTCAGGGCATCGCCGCGGCGCGGATCAAGACCTATGCTTACGGGGAAGCCCATCCTCTGCGCAAAGGACACGCCGAAGCCGCCTGGCGTTTCAACCGCCGGGCCGATATCCTGGTCGCGGAGTCCCATCCCACCCGGGAACAAGGCATCCGGACCGAATAA
- the darG gene encoding type II toxin-antitoxin system antitoxin DNA ADP-ribosyl glycohydrolase DarG — translation MIEIRQAGNLLRENVEALVNTVNCVGVMGKGIALQFKQAYPENFSAYKKACARHEVKTGRMFVFATGALFGVKYIINFPTKDHWKERSRIEYIEEGLSDLQRVVRENGICSIAVPPLGCGNGGLDWERVKPLILRSFAELSDIRLILYEPVGAPKPDMLPIRTTEPKMTPGRAALLGLLRQYEIPGYDLTLLEIQKLMFFLQEMGEPLRLNYVKQKYGPYANNLNHVLQALDGHYITGYGDRSRQASIRVIPERFGETDVFLRQHPETEQRFEKVKNLISGYETPYGLELLATVYWVVHKEKIRDESEIIKSIQSWNERKKMLFKKEHILKALTKLRVAGVLEK, via the coding sequence ATGATTGAAATTCGGCAAGCTGGGAATCTCCTGCGCGAAAACGTGGAGGCGTTGGTGAACACCGTTAATTGTGTCGGTGTAATGGGCAAGGGGATTGCCCTCCAGTTCAAACAGGCGTATCCCGAGAATTTTAGCGCTTATAAAAAAGCTTGCGCCCGTCATGAGGTCAAAACCGGGCGGATGTTCGTCTTTGCCACGGGGGCGTTATTCGGGGTCAAATATATTATCAATTTTCCCACTAAGGATCATTGGAAGGAACGCTCGCGGATCGAGTATATTGAGGAAGGGTTGAGCGATCTCCAACGCGTGGTTCGGGAAAACGGAATTTGTTCCATTGCCGTGCCGCCGTTGGGTTGTGGAAACGGCGGGCTGGATTGGGAGCGCGTCAAACCGCTGATCCTGCGGAGCTTCGCAGAACTTTCGGATATCCGGCTCATCCTGTATGAACCGGTTGGAGCGCCGAAACCGGATATGCTTCCGATTCGAACCACGGAGCCGAAAATGACTCCGGGCCGGGCGGCTTTGTTGGGGTTGTTGCGGCAATATGAGATCCCTGGCTATGATCTGACACTGCTTGAGATCCAAAAGCTCATGTTCTTTCTGCAAGAAATGGGGGAGCCTTTGCGGTTGAACTATGTGAAACAAAAATACGGTCCCTATGCAAACAATTTGAACCATGTATTGCAAGCGCTAGACGGGCATTATATTACCGGTTACGGCGACCGCTCCCGGCAGGCGTCAATCCGGGTGATACCGGAACGGTTCGGGGAGACGGATGTTTTTCTGCGTCAGCATCCCGAAACGGAGCAACGGTTTGAAAAGGTGAAGAATCTCATCAGCGGATATGAAACGCCTTATGGCCTGGAGCTGCTGGCTACGGTCTATTGGGTGGTTCATAAGGAAAAGATCCGTGACGAATCGGAGATTATCAAGTCGATCCAGAGCTGGAATGAGCGGAAGAAGATGTTATTTAAGAAGGAGCATATCTTGAAGGCCTTGACGAAGTTGAGGGTGGCGGGAGTGCTTGAGAAATAG
- the darT gene encoding type II toxin-antitoxin system toxin DNA ADP-ribosyl transferase DarT, which yields MKKKILIFHITHIENLDSILRCQGIFCKNRQPEGCRNIAYESIQERRASTVVPLFPYGILQDYVPFYFAPRAPMLYTLHKGNVAGFAEDQGRIIHIVSSVETVEKTGLAYVFTDGHPIMGLSEFYADPSDFDKIDWEIMNTDYWADIPEDGDRKRRRQAEFLIHQFFPVGAILGIGVFDQNIRNETAAIVARNGMEIRVEIRRNWYY from the coding sequence ATGAAGAAAAAAATCCTCATTTTCCATATCACTCATATTGAAAATCTGGATTCGATATTGCGCTGCCAAGGGATTTTTTGCAAAAACAGGCAGCCCGAAGGATGCCGCAATATTGCCTACGAATCCATTCAGGAAAGACGCGCCAGCACCGTAGTTCCGCTTTTTCCATATGGTATTTTACAAGATTATGTTCCTTTTTATTTCGCACCGCGCGCTCCGATGCTATATACGCTTCACAAAGGAAATGTGGCGGGGTTTGCGGAGGATCAGGGAAGAATCATTCATATCGTATCGTCGGTTGAAACCGTCGAAAAAACCGGATTGGCCTATGTCTTTACCGACGGGCACCCGATTATGGGTCTGAGTGAGTTTTACGCCGACCCGTCGGATTTTGACAAGATTGATTGGGAGATAATGAATACGGATTATTGGGCCGATATACCGGAAGACGGGGATCGGAAGCGCAGGCGTCAAGCGGAGTTTTTGATTCATCAGTTCTTTCCGGTCGGCGCGATTCTTGGAATTGGTGTCTTCGATCAAAATATTCGGAACGAAACAGCGGCGATCGTCGCCCGGAACGGGATGGAGATCCGGGTGGAAATCCGCCGGAATTGGTATTATTGA
- a CDS encoding DUF6713 family protein has translation MDTVARWVFFINLSLLLLHEMDAVRRGEWRMFPFLKTLPEERAYRLFTLLHLPLYTLLLWLLGEGAPVPGMAAVDLFLVAHAVLHRCCERHPGYGFRSRFSRSIIYAMAGLALLHLALGIAPESVDLFWKVRFKGIAV, from the coding sequence ATGGATACCGTGGCCCGGTGGGTGTTTTTCATCAACTTATCCTTGCTCTTGCTCCATGAAATGGATGCCGTGCGCCGGGGGGAGTGGCGGATGTTCCCCTTCCTCAAAACGCTTCCGGAGGAACGGGCGTACCGCCTCTTTACCCTGCTGCATCTGCCGCTCTACACCCTGCTGCTGTGGTTGTTGGGCGAGGGGGCTCCAGTCCCGGGGATGGCTGCGGTCGATCTGTTCCTGGTGGCCCACGCCGTGCTGCACCGCTGCTGCGAACGGCATCCCGGCTACGGTTTCCGGAGCCGTTTCTCCCGGAGCATCATCTACGCCATGGCCGGCCTGGCCCTGCTCCACCTGGCGCTGGGAATCGCTCCCGAGAGCGTGGATCTGTTCTGGAAGGTCCGTTTCAAGGGGATAGCGGTTTGA
- a CDS encoding endonuclease MutS2 — MNDRTLQILEFPAILAQVADLALSGLGRSLAGALTPRTQAAAVAELLRETSEARWILESAGAPPLYGLADLSETFRRAEIGAVLDPLALQGIADFLRGCRKTREFMLKRLDQPQAAMVAGYALGLVPLPELETEIERCIRDGQVADDASPELRRTRREMARLQDRIQSKLQQLLAAPAAREWLQEAVVSFKEGRYVLLVKAAQRQKVPGAVVGSSGSGATLFIEPQAVTQYTAALRQLEAAEQEEVRRILAQLSAEVAARIAELSRDLEIMAQYDLAFAKARFSRASGGVAPALNETGRIRLAGARHPLLAGTPVPLDLAIGQDYRSLVITGPNTGGKTVALKTVGLLTLMAQAGLHIPAAAGSELAVFEEVLADIGDGQSIAQSLSTFSAHITNIIAILGQCGQRSLVLIDEVGTGTDPAEGAALATAILEYLYQRGAVTLASTHYPEIKQYALTAPGFRNGAMAFDRQNLKPLYRLVVGQPGASQALWIAAKLGMFPEILANAEARLAGASSLRQPDPAAPPEASALPDGPVEPAPPAASAPPEAVTPAGPAVKIGDMVSVPFLAEKGVVCTAPDAKGRIRVLIKGKKMELPLQRVELLIPAEQLYPADYDLNIVLLTKEERRLKHQMGRKHLPGVARVVSPEEQ; from the coding sequence ATGAACGACCGAACCCTTCAAATATTGGAATTTCCGGCCATCCTCGCCCAAGTGGCGGACCTGGCCCTCAGCGGACTCGGCCGGAGCCTGGCCGGGGCCCTGACCCCCCGGACCCAGGCGGCGGCAGTGGCCGAGTTGCTCCGGGAGACCAGCGAGGCCCGCTGGATCCTGGAGTCGGCGGGCGCGCCGCCCCTGTACGGCCTGGCCGACCTGAGCGAGACCTTCCGCCGGGCGGAGATCGGCGCGGTCCTCGATCCTTTGGCGCTGCAGGGAATCGCCGATTTCCTGCGCGGTTGCCGCAAAACCCGCGAATTCATGCTCAAACGGCTGGACCAGCCCCAGGCGGCCATGGTGGCCGGTTATGCGCTGGGCCTGGTTCCCCTGCCCGAGCTGGAGACGGAGATCGAACGCTGCATCCGCGACGGCCAGGTGGCGGACGACGCCAGCCCGGAATTGCGCCGCACCCGGCGGGAGATGGCCCGCCTGCAGGATCGGATCCAGAGCAAGCTCCAGCAGCTGCTGGCCGCGCCCGCCGCCCGGGAATGGCTGCAGGAAGCGGTGGTGAGCTTCAAGGAAGGCCGCTATGTGCTGCTGGTCAAGGCGGCGCAGCGGCAGAAGGTCCCCGGCGCGGTAGTGGGCAGCTCCGGCAGCGGAGCCACGCTCTTCATCGAGCCCCAGGCGGTGACCCAGTACACCGCGGCGCTGCGCCAGCTGGAAGCCGCCGAGCAGGAGGAGGTCCGCCGGATCCTGGCCCAGCTCAGCGCGGAAGTGGCCGCCCGCATTGCCGAATTATCCCGGGATCTGGAGATCATGGCCCAATACGACCTGGCCTTCGCCAAGGCCCGCTTCAGCCGGGCCAGCGGCGGGGTGGCGCCCGCTTTGAACGAGACGGGCCGCATCCGGCTGGCCGGGGCCAGGCATCCGCTGCTGGCGGGGACGCCGGTCCCCCTGGACCTGGCCATCGGCCAGGACTACCGGAGCCTGGTGATCACCGGCCCCAACACCGGCGGCAAGACGGTCGCCCTGAAGACGGTGGGGCTGCTGACCCTGATGGCCCAGGCCGGGCTGCACATTCCGGCGGCGGCCGGTTCGGAGCTGGCGGTCTTTGAGGAGGTCCTGGCGGACATCGGCGACGGGCAGAGCATCGCCCAGTCGCTCAGCACCTTCTCGGCCCATATCACCAACATCATCGCCATCCTGGGGCAGTGCGGCCAGCGCAGCCTGGTCCTGATCGACGAGGTCGGGACCGGCACCGATCCGGCCGAGGGCGCGGCCCTGGCCACCGCCATCCTGGAATACCTGTACCAGCGGGGCGCGGTGACCCTGGCCTCCACCCACTACCCGGAGATCAAGCAGTACGCGCTGACCGCGCCGGGCTTCCGCAACGGAGCCATGGCCTTCGACCGCCAAAATCTGAAGCCCCTCTACCGGCTGGTCGTCGGCCAACCCGGCGCCAGCCAGGCGCTGTGGATCGCCGCCAAGCTGGGCATGTTCCCGGAGATCCTGGCCAACGCGGAAGCGCGGCTGGCCGGAGCCAGCTCCTTGCGCCAGCCGGACCCGGCGGCGCCCCCGGAGGCTTCGGCGCTACCGGACGGCCCCGTCGAACCGGCGCCGCCCGCAGCGTCCGCCCCGCCGGAAGCGGTCACCCCTGCCGGACCGGCCGTGAAGATCGGCGACATGGTGAGCGTCCCCTTCCTGGCCGAAAAAGGAGTGGTCTGCACCGCGCCGGACGCCAAGGGCCGGATCCGGGTGCTGATCAAGGGCAAAAAGATGGAGCTGCCGCTGCAGCGGGTGGAACTGCTCATCCCCGCCGAACAGCTGTACCCGGCGGACTACGATCTCAATATCGTGCTGCTCACCAAGGAGGAACGCCGCCTCAAACACCAGATGGGACGGAAACACCTGCCGGGCGTGGCCCGGGTGGTGAGCCCGGAGGAACAGTGA
- a CDS encoding HPr family phosphocarrier protein: protein MQERRITIKNPTGLHARPASLLVREAQQMQSELTIEKDGKTVNLKSLISLLSLGVAMGDTVLIRAAGADEAEALQRLERVIEDFQS, encoded by the coding sequence ATGCAAGAGCGGAGAATCACGATCAAGAATCCCACGGGCCTTCATGCCCGTCCCGCCTCGCTCCTGGTGAGAGAGGCCCAGCAAATGCAGTCCGAGCTCACCATCGAGAAGGACGGCAAGACCGTCAATCTCAAGAGCCTGATCAGCCTGTTGAGCCTGGGAGTGGCCATGGGCGACACGGTTCTGATCCGGGCGGCGGGGGCGGACGAGGCTGAGGCCTTGCAACGGTTGGAACGGGTGATTGAGGACTTTCAGAGCTAA
- a CDS encoding transketolase family protein yields MNGWQAPRDSFGQTLVELGETHPELFVLNADVAKATKTEAFAARFPDRYLNVGIAEQNMAGVAAGLARSGLVPVMSTFACFAPGRCYDQIRQSIAYSNLNVKIAATHPGLSVGMDGAIHQSLDDLALMRALPGLVVLAPSDAVQTRKALIRAVEHQGPVYLRIGRLECPNLFPAAEDFVIGKAYTLRDGSDVTLIAHGATVQLVWAAAAELERSGVSVRVLDMPSLKPLDREALRRAARETGRIVTVEDHWLCGGLYSAVCEELAAGGPCRIRGIGVGDVFGESGAPGALYAKHGLTQERLLQEVARLLA; encoded by the coding sequence ATGAACGGCTGGCAGGCGCCGCGGGACAGTTTCGGCCAAACCCTGGTCGAATTGGGCGAAACTCACCCCGAACTCTTTGTGTTGAACGCCGATGTGGCCAAGGCGACCAAGACCGAAGCCTTCGCCGCGCGGTTCCCCGATCGCTACCTGAATGTCGGCATCGCCGAACAAAACATGGCCGGGGTCGCCGCCGGACTGGCGCGCAGCGGCCTCGTCCCGGTCATGAGCACCTTCGCCTGTTTCGCGCCGGGCCGTTGCTACGACCAGATCCGCCAGTCCATCGCCTATTCGAACTTGAATGTGAAGATCGCCGCCACCCATCCGGGGCTCTCGGTCGGCATGGACGGCGCCATTCACCAGAGTCTGGACGATCTGGCCCTGATGCGGGCGTTGCCGGGCCTGGTGGTCCTGGCGCCGTCGGACGCGGTCCAGACCCGGAAAGCCCTGATCCGGGCGGTGGAGCATCAGGGCCCGGTTTACTTGCGCATCGGCCGCCTGGAATGCCCCAACCTCTTCCCGGCGGCGGAGGACTTTGTAATTGGCAAGGCTTATACGCTTCGGGACGGCAGCGACGTCACGCTGATCGCCCACGGCGCGACGGTGCAGCTCGTCTGGGCCGCAGCGGCGGAGCTGGAGCGGAGCGGCGTCAGCGTCAGGGTGTTGGATATGCCGTCCCTCAAACCGCTGGACCGGGAGGCGTTGCGCCGGGCGGCCCGGGAGACGGGGCGGATCGTCACCGTCGAGGATCATTGGCTCTGCGGCGGACTCTACAGCGCGGTCTGCGAGGAATTGGCCGCCGGGGGTCCGTGCCGGATTCGCGGCATCGGCGTGGGGGATGTTTTCGGCGAGTCGGGCGCTCCCGGAGCGCTCTACGCCAAGCACGGGCTGACCCAGGAGCGGCTGCTGCAGGAAGTGGCGCGGCTCCTGGCCTGA
- a CDS encoding transketolase, with product MEETRIKELQRLAIAVRRDALRVQQTVGSGHLGGAFSAVELLIYLYFQRMRLDPARPDWPERDSFILSKGHAAIGYYSVLARRGFFPHAELDSYRQLGSRLQGHTQLDAAPGIEASTGSLGQGYSFGLGIALGNRKQGRQNTVYVMVGDGELDEGQVWEAVRLQSRLKLAGLVLIVDDNQLQLDDYTRNVNGAADLAAVFRAFGFHPVPTDGHDFAAIERAFAALRPDRPNVIIARTVKGKGISFMEDRIEWHAQKVNEAEYRQALEELRQQEVALA from the coding sequence ATGGAAGAAACCAGAATCAAGGAACTGCAACGGCTGGCCATCGCAGTCCGGCGCGACGCGCTGCGGGTGCAACAGACGGTGGGATCGGGCCATCTGGGCGGCGCGTTCTCAGCGGTGGAACTGCTGATCTACCTCTATTTTCAGCGCATGCGGCTCGATCCGGCGCGGCCGGACTGGCCGGAGCGCGACAGCTTCATCCTGAGCAAGGGCCACGCCGCCATCGGTTATTATAGTGTGCTGGCGCGGCGGGGCTTCTTCCCCCACGCCGAACTGGACAGCTACCGCCAGCTGGGCTCGCGGCTGCAGGGCCATACCCAGCTGGACGCGGCGCCGGGAATCGAGGCGAGCACCGGATCACTGGGCCAGGGCTACTCGTTCGGCTTGGGCATCGCGCTGGGAAACCGGAAACAGGGGCGCCAAAACACCGTCTACGTCATGGTGGGCGACGGCGAACTCGACGAGGGGCAGGTCTGGGAGGCGGTCCGGCTCCAGAGCCGCCTGAAGCTGGCGGGTCTGGTGCTGATCGTCGATGACAACCAGCTGCAGCTCGACGACTATACCCGGAACGTCAACGGCGCGGCGGATCTGGCGGCGGTCTTCCGGGCCTTCGGCTTCCACCCGGTGCCCACCGACGGCCATGACTTCGCCGCGATCGAGCGCGCCTTCGCCGCCCTGCGGCCCGACCGGCCTAACGTGATCATCGCCCGGACCGTCAAGGGCAAGGGGATCTCTTTCATGGAAGACCGGATCGAATGGCATGCCCAAAAGGTGAACGAGGCCGAATACCGGCAGGCCCTGGAGGAGCTCCGGCAACAGGAGGTGGCGTTAGCATGA
- a CDS encoding PTS ascorbate transporter subunit IIC produces the protein MLKVILDILSVPAVLVGLIALIGLVAQKKEGTEVVKGTIKTIMGFLVLGGGAAIAVGALSHFGAMFLHGFGVKGIVPHNEAIVALALKEYGEQTALIMTFGMAANILIARFTPLKYIFLTGHHTLYMACMIAAILLAGGIKGAALVVVGSLILGLTMAFFPAIAQPTMRRITGIDDVAFGHFGTVGYVLSAWVGRLLGKNSPSTEELKFPQGLAFLRDTSVAISLVMGILYLVVALASGKHFIETTASGGQNFIVFALLQAITFAGGVYVILAGVRLIIGEIVPAFKGIALKIVPNAKPALDCPVVFPYAPNAVLIGFLSSFVGGIVGMIICILLKAPVILPGVVPHFFCGATAGVFGNATGGRKGAVWGAFAHGLLITFLPILLMPTLGNLGYANTTFSDADFGVVGILLGNVLRIFIH, from the coding sequence ATGTTAAAGGTCATCCTGGATATCCTGAGTGTCCCGGCGGTCCTGGTCGGCCTGATCGCGCTGATCGGCCTCGTCGCTCAGAAGAAGGAAGGCACCGAGGTCGTCAAGGGCACCATCAAGACCATCATGGGCTTTTTGGTCCTGGGGGGCGGCGCGGCGATCGCCGTCGGCGCCCTGAGCCACTTTGGCGCGATGTTTCTGCACGGTTTCGGGGTGAAGGGGATCGTACCCCATAATGAGGCCATTGTGGCGTTGGCTTTGAAGGAGTATGGCGAGCAGACCGCCTTGATTATGACCTTCGGCATGGCCGCCAATATCCTGATCGCCCGGTTTACCCCCCTGAAATACATCTTCCTCACCGGGCACCATACGCTGTACATGGCCTGCATGATCGCTGCCATTCTGCTGGCGGGCGGGATCAAGGGCGCGGCGCTGGTAGTGGTGGGATCGTTGATTCTCGGGCTCACCATGGCCTTCTTCCCGGCCATCGCCCAGCCCACCATGCGCCGGATCACCGGCATCGACGACGTGGCGTTCGGACATTTCGGCACGGTCGGCTATGTGCTTTCGGCCTGGGTCGGCCGGCTGCTGGGGAAGAACTCCCCTTCGACCGAGGAGCTGAAATTCCCGCAAGGCTTGGCCTTTTTGCGGGATACCTCGGTCGCCATCTCGCTGGTCATGGGCATTCTCTATCTGGTGGTGGCCCTGGCCTCGGGCAAGCATTTCATTGAGACCACGGCCAGCGGCGGCCAGAATTTCATCGTCTTCGCGCTGCTGCAAGCCATCACCTTCGCCGGAGGCGTCTATGTCATCCTGGCCGGAGTGCGCCTGATCATCGGCGAGATCGTTCCGGCGTTCAAAGGGATCGCGCTGAAGATCGTGCCCAATGCCAAGCCGGCGCTGGACTGCCCGGTGGTCTTCCCCTACGCGCCCAACGCGGTGCTCATCGGCTTCCTCAGCAGCTTTGTCGGGGGAATCGTCGGCATGATCATCTGCATCCTTTTGAAAGCGCCGGTGATCCTGCCCGGCGTGGTGCCCCACTTCTTCTGCGGCGCGACGGCCGGAGTCTTCGGCAACGCCACCGGCGGCCGCAAGGGGGCGGTCTGGGGCGCCTTCGCCCACGGGCTGCTCATCACCTTCCTGCCGATCCTGCTGATGCCGACCCTGGGGAACCTGGGCTACGCCAACACCACCTTCAGCGACGCCGACTTCGGCGTGGTGGGGATCCTGCTCGGCAATGTGCTGCGAATCTTTATCCATTAA
- a CDS encoding PTS sugar transporter subunit IIB — translation MKILVCCGSGLGSSFMIAMNVRKILDDLHIKADVEHSDLSSAKGMKADLYIGTRDIAGQLNSTGGKVISLNSMVDLKELADKLSQALAEM, via the coding sequence ATGAAGATCCTGGTTTGTTGCGGCAGCGGGCTTGGCAGCAGCTTTATGATTGCCATGAATGTCCGGAAGATCCTGGACGACCTGCATATCAAGGCGGACGTGGAGCACTCCGACCTGTCATCGGCCAAGGGCATGAAGGCGGATCTCTACATCGGGACCCGGGATATCGCGGGGCAGTTGAATTCCACGGGAGGGAAGGTCATCTCGCTCAACAGCATGGTCGACCTGAAGGAGCTGGCCGACAAGCTGAGCCAGGCGCTGGCGGAAATGTAG